Proteins from one Halopseudomonas pelagia genomic window:
- a CDS encoding DUF423 domain-containing protein, whose product MAKLLLLLASFSGFTGVALGAFAAHGLRSRLPENLLGAFQTGVQYQLWHTAALMGVALLLLRWPEATLFKSAGALIVLGMLLFSGSLYVMALTGVTKLGIITPFGGVAFLLGWLCLGIGVWRHL is encoded by the coding sequence TTGGCCAAACTATTGCTTCTACTGGCGTCATTCAGCGGCTTTACCGGCGTGGCACTGGGCGCGTTCGCCGCCCACGGCCTGCGCAGCCGTCTGCCGGAAAATCTGCTCGGCGCCTTTCAGACCGGTGTGCAGTATCAGCTCTGGCACACCGCAGCACTGATGGGTGTGGCGCTGCTGTTGCTGCGCTGGCCAGAGGCAACGCTGTTCAAGAGCGCTGGGGCGCTGATTGTGCTGGGCATGCTGCTGTTCTCCGGCAGCCTGTACGTGATGGCCCTGACCGGCGTGACCAAGCTGGGCATTATCACGCCCTTTGGCGGTGTGGCTTTCCTGCTCGGCTGGCTATGCCTGGGCATTGGTGTGTGGCGTCATCTTTAA
- the trmB gene encoding tRNA (guanosine(46)-N7)-methyltransferase TrmB, translated as MRAGRMTDAQKRGIDLGWPRFGLNLENGLLNLDALFGREAPRTLEIGFGMGQSLLEMAQAAPEQDFIGVEVHRPGVGSLLNGVLTANVDNLRVFDCDAIEVLNQCIPDASLDRVLLFFPDPWHKKKHNKRRIVQLAFAEQLRSKLKIGGVFHMATDWEAYAEHMLEVMSAAPGYRNLAEDGTYVPRPEERPITKFERRGERLGHGVWDLKFERVE; from the coding sequence ATGCGCGCCGGACGCATGACCGACGCGCAGAAACGCGGCATTGACCTGGGCTGGCCGCGCTTTGGGCTGAATCTGGAAAACGGGCTGCTGAATCTGGATGCGCTGTTCGGCCGCGAAGCACCGCGCACCCTGGAAATCGGTTTCGGCATGGGCCAGTCCCTGCTGGAAATGGCCCAGGCCGCGCCCGAGCAGGACTTTATCGGGGTGGAAGTGCATCGCCCGGGTGTAGGCTCGCTGCTCAACGGCGTGCTCACCGCGAACGTCGATAATCTGCGGGTCTTCGACTGTGACGCCATCGAAGTGCTCAACCAGTGCATCCCCGACGCCAGCCTGGACCGCGTTTTGCTGTTCTTCCCCGATCCCTGGCACAAGAAGAAGCACAACAAGCGCCGCATCGTGCAACTGGCCTTTGCCGAGCAACTGCGCAGCAAGCTGAAGATTGGCGGCGTGTTCCATATGGCTACCGACTGGGAAGCCTATGCCGAACATATGCTCGAAGTGATGAGCGCAGCGCCAGGCTATCGCAATCTGGCCGAAGACGGCACCTATGTACCGCGCCCGGAAGAGCGCCCGATCACCAAGTTCGAGCGCCGTGGTGAGCGCTTGGGGCATGGGGTGTGGGATCTGAAGTTCGAGCGGGTCGAATAA
- the ftsE gene encoding cell division ATP-binding protein FtsE yields the protein MIRFDQVSKRYPNGHMGLNKLSLHIKTGEMVFITGHSGAGKSTLLKLIMCMERPSSGQVHVGGQNLAELSSDDIPYLRRQVGVVFQNHQLLFDRTVFDNVALPLIINGTPPDEIGRRVRAALDKVGLLSREALYPIALSGGEQQRVGIARAVVHKPALLLADEPTGNLDPALSAEIMGLFEDFNRVGVTVIIASHDLPLIATLDHRMLTLDQGTLLRDGDQHG from the coding sequence ATGATTCGTTTCGATCAGGTCAGCAAACGCTACCCCAACGGGCATATGGGCTTGAACAAGCTCAGCTTGCATATCAAGACCGGCGAGATGGTGTTTATCACCGGCCATTCGGGCGCGGGCAAGAGCACCCTGCTCAAATTGATCATGTGCATGGAGCGGCCCAGCTCCGGCCAGGTGCATGTCGGCGGGCAGAATCTGGCAGAGCTGAGCAGCGATGACATCCCCTATCTGCGTCGCCAGGTCGGCGTGGTGTTCCAGAATCACCAGTTGCTGTTCGACCGCACGGTATTCGATAACGTCGCCCTGCCGCTGATCATCAATGGCACGCCGCCGGACGAGATCGGCCGGCGCGTGCGCGCCGCGCTCGACAAGGTCGGCCTGCTCAGCCGCGAGGCTCTGTATCCGATTGCTCTGTCCGGCGGTGAACAGCAGCGCGTCGGCATTGCCCGCGCGGTGGTGCATAAACCGGCGCTGCTGCTGGCGGACGAACCCACGGGTAACCTGGACCCGGCGCTATCGGCCGAGATCATGGGGCTGTTTGAAGATTTCAACCGGGTGGGCGTGACGGTGATCATTGCCAGTCACGATCTACCCTTGATCGCCACCCTGGACCACCGCATGTTGACGCTCGATCAGGGCACTCTGCTCAGGGATGGTGATCAGCATGGCTGA
- a CDS encoding M16 family metallopeptidase gives MLRLKTSLGYFLLAVLASPVVADDARQPTHELTLDNGLKVIVREDHRAPVVVSQIWYKVGSSYEPPGQTGISHALEHMMFKGSKNLGPGESSRVLRSLGAEENAFTSRDYTAYYQVLSRDQLPIALEMEAERMHTATLPEDEFIREMEVIKEERRLRVDDNPNSLAYERYLTQAHIASPYAQPVIGWMHDIERLTVEDLRAWYTTHYVPGNAVLVIVGDVTLNEIKPLVEKHFAPIAAGPVPDHKKPLELPGGAEREVTLHLDVQLPSLLLSFNVPSLSTAAEAWEVHALRLLSGVLDGGYSARLASRLERGESIATSASASYSGFTRGDTLFTLNGLPNQARDISLEQLEAALWKEIDELKTTPPSSSELTRVKTQMIAADVYQQDSISHQATQIGQLESVGLPWTLIEEDAAALEAITPEQVSEVARRYLVSERLTRGHILPAASAAVDETDAGLPATGSPAAGSPAANTQQEESN, from the coding sequence ATGTTACGGCTGAAGACTTCACTTGGTTATTTTCTGCTGGCGGTTCTCGCCAGCCCGGTTGTGGCGGACGACGCCCGCCAACCCACTCACGAGCTGACGCTGGACAATGGCCTGAAGGTCATTGTGCGGGAGGATCATCGCGCCCCGGTGGTCGTTTCGCAAATCTGGTACAAAGTCGGCAGCAGCTACGAGCCGCCCGGCCAGACCGGTATTTCCCACGCGCTGGAACATATGATGTTCAAGGGCAGCAAGAATCTCGGACCGGGTGAATCCTCCCGCGTGCTGCGCAGCCTGGGCGCGGAAGAGAATGCCTTTACCAGTCGCGATTACACCGCCTATTACCAGGTGTTGAGCCGTGACCAGTTGCCTATTGCGCTGGAAATGGAAGCCGAGCGCATGCATACCGCCACGCTGCCGGAAGATGAGTTTATCCGCGAGATGGAGGTGATCAAGGAGGAGCGTCGCCTGCGCGTCGATGACAACCCCAACAGCCTTGCCTATGAGCGCTATCTGACCCAGGCGCACATCGCCAGCCCTTACGCGCAGCCGGTGATCGGCTGGATGCATGATATCGAACGGCTGACCGTTGAGGATCTGCGCGCCTGGTACACAACCCACTACGTGCCGGGCAACGCGGTGCTGGTGATTGTCGGCGATGTGACCCTGAACGAAATCAAGCCGCTGGTGGAAAAGCATTTTGCGCCTATCGCCGCCGGCCCGGTGCCGGATCATAAAAAGCCACTGGAACTGCCCGGCGGTGCCGAACGTGAAGTGACGCTGCATCTGGACGTGCAATTACCCAGCCTGTTGCTGAGTTTCAATGTGCCAAGCCTGAGCACCGCCGCCGAGGCCTGGGAAGTGCACGCGCTGAGATTGCTGAGCGGTGTACTGGATGGCGGCTACAGTGCGCGACTGGCCAGCCGGCTGGAACGCGGTGAGTCGATTGCCACTTCAGCGTCCGCCAGTTACAGCGGCTTTACCCGCGGCGACACCCTGTTCACCCTCAACGGCCTGCCCAATCAGGCGCGCGATATCAGCCTGGAGCAGCTGGAAGCTGCCTTGTGGAAGGAAATTGACGAACTGAAAACAACCCCGCCATCCTCCTCCGAACTGACCCGGGTCAAGACCCAGATGATCGCTGCGGATGTCTACCAGCAGGACAGCATCAGCCATCAGGCGACGCAGATTGGCCAGCTGGAAAGTGTAGGCCTGCCCTGGACACTGATTGAGGAGGACGCGGCAGCGCTTGAGGCGATAACGCCTGAGCAGGTCAGCGAAGTCGCCCGACGCTATCTGGTCAGCGAACGCCTGACCCGTGGGCATATTTTGCCAGCCGCAAGCGCAGCCGTTGACGAGACTGACGCAGGGTTGCCTGCCACTGGATCGCCAGCCGCAGGGTCGCCTGCCGCCAATACCCAACAAGAGGAAAGCAACTGA
- the rpoH gene encoding RNA polymerase sigma factor RpoH: MSTALQPIHSLVPGANLEAYVQTVSAIPILSVEEERTLADRLYYNEDLEAARQLVMSHLRFVVHIARSYSGYGLNQSDLVQEGNVGLMKAVKRFNPEMGVRLVSFAVHWIRAEIHEFILRNWRIVKVATTKAQRKLFFNLRSAKKKLSWLSQNEVDAVAADLGVATREVREMESRLYGQDLGFDGAQDDDDDSVAYAPVHYLEDKRYDPATQLESADWSDSSVHQLQQGLEQLDERSRDILYQRWLAEEKATLHELAAKYQVSAERIRQLEKNAMNKLKKNLETEDDL, from the coding sequence ATGAGCACTGCGTTGCAGCCCATACATAGTCTGGTCCCAGGCGCCAATCTGGAGGCCTACGTTCAGACAGTAAGCGCCATCCCGATTTTGAGCGTCGAGGAAGAGCGCACGCTGGCTGATCGCTTGTACTACAACGAAGATCTCGAAGCTGCACGCCAGCTGGTTATGTCGCACCTGCGGTTCGTGGTGCACATCGCTCGCAGCTACTCCGGTTACGGGCTGAACCAGTCCGACCTGGTCCAGGAAGGCAATGTCGGCCTGATGAAAGCGGTCAAGCGCTTCAATCCGGAAATGGGTGTGCGTCTGGTGTCCTTCGCCGTGCACTGGATTCGCGCCGAGATTCACGAGTTCATTCTGCGCAACTGGCGCATCGTCAAGGTCGCCACCACCAAGGCACAGCGCAAACTGTTCTTCAACCTGCGCAGCGCCAAGAAGAAGCTGTCCTGGTTGTCCCAGAATGAAGTCGATGCGGTAGCGGCGGATCTGGGCGTGGCCACGCGTGAAGTGCGCGAGATGGAAAGCCGTCTTTATGGTCAGGATTTGGGCTTTGACGGCGCCCAGGACGATGACGATGACAGCGTAGCCTACGCGCCGGTGCATTATCTGGAAGACAAGCGCTACGACCCGGCGACCCAGCTTGAGTCTGCAGATTGGTCCGACAGCTCGGTCCATCAGCTGCAGCAAGGCCTGGAGCAGCTGGACGAGCGCAGCCGCGATATTCTTTACCAGCGCTGGCTGGCTGAAGAAAAGGCCACGCTGCACGAATTGGCGGCCAAATATCAGGTATCCGCTGAGCGCATTCGTCAGTTGGAAAAGAACGCGATGAACAAGCTGAAAAAGAATCTCGAGACCGAAGACGATCTCTGA
- the ftsY gene encoding signal recognition particle-docking protein FtsY has protein sequence MFGSKDKPEHPEAPKSAQDKAKAEKQGLFGWGRRKQEEAPSAPASTEQPPAGADPAPASHDQAAKDAAASLFAGLGSAEAVQPGTEPAAEQSKEPQGFFARMKQGLSKTSVNLGDGMANLFLGEKDIDDELLEELETRLLMADVGIEAATLIMESLQSRVRRHQLSNRKALYTALQNELEALLANVAKPMVISAEKKPFVILVVGVNGVGKTTTIGKLAKRLQGEGKQVMLAAGDTFRAAAVEQLQVWGERNKIPVVAQHTGADSASVIFDALQAAKSRGADVLIADTAGRLHNKDNLMDELKKVKRVLAKLDPEAPHEVLLVLDAGTGQNAISQTKLFDQAVGLTGLALTKLDGTAKGGVIFALAKQFGLPIRFIGVGEQIDDLRPFTASEFVKALFGRD, from the coding sequence ATGTTTGGTTCCAAAGACAAGCCAGAACACCCCGAAGCACCCAAAAGCGCGCAGGACAAGGCCAAAGCCGAGAAACAAGGCCTGTTTGGCTGGGGGCGTCGCAAGCAGGAAGAAGCTCCCTCCGCGCCTGCCAGTACTGAACAGCCGCCTGCCGGTGCTGACCCGGCACCCGCCAGCCATGACCAGGCAGCGAAGGACGCGGCTGCGTCGCTGTTCGCCGGCCTGGGCAGTGCCGAAGCGGTGCAGCCGGGCACTGAACCAGCTGCGGAGCAGAGCAAGGAACCGCAGGGCTTTTTTGCCCGGATGAAGCAGGGCCTGTCGAAGACCAGTGTCAATCTGGGCGACGGCATGGCTAATCTGTTCCTGGGTGAAAAGGATATCGATGACGAGCTGCTCGAAGAGCTCGAAACCCGCCTGCTGATGGCTGACGTGGGTATCGAAGCGGCGACTCTGATCATGGAATCACTGCAATCCCGCGTGCGCCGTCACCAGCTGTCCAATCGCAAAGCTCTGTATACCGCGCTGCAGAATGAGCTGGAGGCGCTGCTGGCCAACGTCGCCAAGCCAATGGTCATCAGCGCAGAGAAAAAGCCTTTCGTGATTCTGGTCGTCGGCGTCAACGGCGTGGGCAAAACCACCACCATCGGCAAACTGGCCAAGCGGCTGCAGGGCGAGGGCAAGCAGGTGATGCTGGCCGCGGGTGATACTTTCCGCGCCGCCGCCGTCGAGCAATTGCAGGTCTGGGGTGAGCGCAACAAGATCCCGGTGGTGGCGCAGCATACCGGCGCCGATTCCGCGTCAGTCATCTTTGACGCGCTGCAGGCGGCGAAATCCCGTGGTGCAGACGTACTGATCGCCGATACCGCGGGCCGTCTGCACAATAAAGACAACCTCATGGACGAGCTGAAGAAGGTCAAGCGTGTGCTGGCCAAGCTTGATCCGGAAGCGCCGCATGAAGTGCTGCTGGTGCTGGATGCCGGTACCGGCCAGAACGCCATTTCCCAGACCAAGCTGTTTGACCAGGCAGTGGGCCTGACCGGCCTGGCGCTGACCAAGCTCGACGGCACCGCCAAGGGCGGGGTGATCTTTGCGTTGGCCAAGCAGTTTGGTCTGCCGATCCGCTTTATTGGGGTAGGCGAGCAGATTGATGATCTGCGTCCCTTTACCGCCTCGGAGTTTGTCAAAGCCCTGTTTGGGCGCGATTAA
- the thiS gene encoding sulfur carrier protein ThiS, with the protein MQIQLNGEACSLDHPLSVTELLERMGLTGKRLAVELNLEIVPRSEHAQTRLAEGDRVEIVQAIGGG; encoded by the coding sequence ATGCAGATCCAACTGAATGGCGAAGCCTGCTCCCTTGATCACCCGCTCAGTGTTACCGAGCTGCTTGAGCGAATGGGGCTGACCGGCAAGCGACTGGCCGTGGAACTGAATCTGGAGATCGTGCCGCGCAGCGAGCACGCCCAAACCCGGTTGGCCGAAGGCGACCGAGTGGAAATTGTCCAAGCCATCGGCGGCGGCTAG
- the mtgA gene encoding monofunctional biosynthetic peptidoglycan transglycosylase encodes MLKTLFLKISKWLIILMALSLIPVILLRWVPSPGSALMVERWFEFRQDDNPTDIRRQWVPYKSIPESMKMAVIAGEDQRFAEHFGFDLDAIKAAVEHNRQGGSLRGASTLTQQVAKNQFLWSGRSWPRKALEAWFTLWIEVLWPKQRILEIYLNIVEWDEGVFGVQAAAREHFGIDASYLSDRQAAQLAAVLPNPREWSAAAPPAHVQRRASWIQRQSRQLGGAHYLREMEAGRPLPEWLSLSYWRNRIEA; translated from the coding sequence ATGTTGAAAACACTCTTTCTCAAGATCAGCAAATGGCTGATCATTCTCATGGCATTAAGCCTGATACCGGTCATTCTGCTGCGCTGGGTGCCCTCCCCCGGCTCGGCGTTGATGGTTGAGCGCTGGTTCGAGTTTCGCCAGGACGACAACCCCACCGACATCCGCCGGCAGTGGGTGCCTTACAAGAGCATACCCGAGAGTATGAAGATGGCGGTGATTGCTGGTGAAGATCAGCGATTTGCCGAGCACTTCGGCTTTGACCTGGACGCGATCAAGGCGGCGGTGGAGCATAACCGTCAGGGCGGCAGCCTGCGCGGCGCCAGCACGCTGACCCAGCAGGTAGCCAAGAATCAGTTTCTCTGGTCAGGTCGCAGCTGGCCGCGCAAGGCGCTGGAAGCCTGGTTCACGCTGTGGATCGAAGTACTCTGGCCGAAGCAGCGCATTCTGGAAATCTATCTGAATATCGTCGAATGGGATGAAGGCGTGTTTGGCGTTCAGGCCGCGGCCCGGGAGCATTTTGGCATTGATGCCAGTTACCTGTCAGACCGCCAGGCGGCGCAACTGGCTGCGGTACTGCCGAACCCGCGGGAGTGGAGTGCGGCGGCCCCGCCGGCGCATGTGCAGCGGCGCGCCAGCTGGATTCAGCGCCAGTCCCGGCAATTGGGTGGCGCGCATTATCTGCGCGAGATGGAAGCCGGCCGGCCGCTACCCGAATGGCTGAGCCTGAGCTACTGGCGCAATCGTATCGAGGCGTAA
- a CDS encoding thiazole synthase, with protein MTDTNQDAFEIAGVRYRSRLLVGTGKYKDMDETRAAIEASGAEIVTVAIRRSNIGQNPGEPNLLDVIPPDRYTILPNTAGCYTAEDAVRTCRLARELLDGHKLVKLEVLADQKTLFPNVIETIKAAEVLVKDGFDVMVYTSDDPIIARQLAEMGCVAVMPLAGLIGSGLGICNPYNLRIILEEATVPVLVDAGVGTASDAAIAMELGCAGVLMNSAIAHAQKPVLMAEAMKHAILAGRSAYLAGRMPRKLYATASSPLEGTFV; from the coding sequence ATGACAGATACCAATCAGGACGCCTTTGAAATTGCCGGCGTGCGTTACCGCTCCCGTCTGCTGGTGGGTACCGGAAAGTACAAGGATATGGACGAAACCCGCGCCGCTATCGAAGCCTCGGGCGCAGAAATCGTCACCGTAGCGATCCGCCGCAGCAATATCGGCCAGAACCCCGGCGAGCCGAATCTGCTGGATGTGATCCCGCCGGACCGTTACACCATCCTGCCGAACACCGCCGGCTGCTATACCGCCGAAGATGCGGTGCGCACCTGCCGCCTGGCGCGCGAGCTGCTGGACGGCCACAAGCTGGTCAAGCTGGAAGTACTGGCCGATCAGAAGACCCTGTTCCCCAACGTGATCGAAACCATCAAGGCCGCCGAAGTGCTGGTTAAGGACGGCTTCGACGTGATGGTCTATACCAGTGACGACCCGATCATCGCCCGCCAGTTGGCGGAGATGGGCTGCGTGGCGGTCATGCCGCTGGCCGGTTTGATCGGCTCCGGACTGGGCATCTGCAACCCCTACAACCTGCGCATCATTCTGGAAGAAGCCACAGTGCCGGTACTGGTTGATGCCGGTGTGGGTACTGCGTCTGATGCCGCCATCGCGATGGAGCTGGGTTGCGCCGGGGTGCTGATGAACTCGGCGATTGCCCACGCGCAAAAGCCGGTACTGATGGCCGAAGCGATGAAGCACGCCATTCTTGCCGGCCGCAGCGCTTACCTGGCCGGGCGCATGCCGCGCAAGCTGTACGCCACGGCATCGTCACCGCTGGAAGGCACCTTCGTCTGA
- the ftsX gene encoding permease-like cell division protein FtsX, giving the protein MAEDKRKATGNAADKAAVKSPKRPQKAPVKGAARSERNWRHPLRSWAGSHRASARQAVDRVRHHPLSSAMTILVMTIVLALPMGLAVLIGQVERLGVDWQRAAQLSVYLQDSVSSEAAEQLLGEIREEEGVAEATLLDKALALEEFQAHSGMGEALQQLSYNPLPSVIVVTPASIDGGAAALEPVRDQLAALPGVELVQIDLLWIERLTSILAMLERFTGGLAVLLVLALLLVMTNTIRLAIESRRNEILVIKLVGGTDAFVRRPFLYIGVLYGLLAGLLAWLLLGLGMLWLNDTVREVAALYQSDFELAGIPVIDGVSLVAGAMLLGLVGAWLAVGRHIRDIQPQ; this is encoded by the coding sequence ATGGCTGAAGACAAACGCAAAGCAACGGGCAACGCCGCCGATAAAGCCGCGGTAAAAAGCCCCAAGCGCCCGCAAAAAGCACCGGTCAAAGGTGCGGCGCGCTCCGAGCGCAACTGGCGGCATCCGCTGCGCAGTTGGGCCGGCAGCCACCGTGCCAGTGCCCGCCAGGCAGTTGATCGCGTCAGGCACCACCCGCTCAGCAGCGCCATGACCATTCTGGTGATGACCATAGTGCTGGCCTTGCCCATGGGTCTGGCCGTGCTGATCGGTCAGGTCGAACGCTTGGGCGTCGACTGGCAGCGTGCGGCGCAGCTCTCGGTTTACCTGCAGGACAGCGTTTCCAGCGAAGCGGCAGAGCAACTGCTTGGCGAGATCCGTGAGGAGGAGGGCGTGGCTGAAGCCACCTTGCTCGACAAGGCACTGGCACTCGAAGAGTTTCAAGCGCATTCTGGCATGGGCGAGGCCTTGCAGCAGCTATCCTATAATCCCTTGCCCTCGGTGATCGTGGTTACCCCGGCGAGTATCGACGGCGGCGCGGCGGCATTGGAGCCGGTACGCGATCAACTGGCGGCGCTGCCCGGTGTCGAGCTGGTGCAGATCGATTTGCTCTGGATCGAACGCTTGACCAGTATCCTCGCCATGCTCGAGCGCTTTACCGGCGGTTTGGCGGTATTGCTGGTGCTGGCGCTGTTACTGGTGATGACCAATACCATTCGGCTGGCGATTGAGAGCCGGCGCAACGAGATCCTGGTGATCAAACTGGTCGGCGGCACCGATGCCTTTGTGCGCCGGCCGTTCCTGTATATCGGCGTGCTCTATGGGCTGCTGGCCGGGCTGCTGGCCTGGTTGCTGCTGGGCCTGGGCATGCTGTGGTTGAATGACACCGTGCGCGAGGTCGCCGCACTCTATCAAAGCGACTTCGAACTGGCCGGCATTCCGGTGATCGACGGAGTCAGCCTGGTAGCGGGCGCCATGTTGCTGGGTCTGGTCGGCGCCTGGTTGGCAGTCGGGCGTCACATCCGCGACATACAGCCGCAGTAA
- a CDS encoding M16 family metallopeptidase, whose translation MSAKPMSPLRWIVAVAVLILIVAVLINERNQSPSAPPAATTDAETPAVSVPDVDPELDPIPPLTTLQSIDRDKAPARRVLDLQHWTTAEGARVYFMQASELPMLDLQLLFAAGASRDGELPGLATLVNGMLNEGAAGLDSGEIAAGFENLGAQFENSSHRDMALVSVRSLTAADKLDPALDLFAQVVSQPDFPEDAYQRLRNQLLAGLQFRLQSPAAQASEAFWSGLYGNHPYASLPEGQPESLAEITPEHLRDFHEQYYSAGNAVISLVGDVDRQQAERIAARLSSALPEGPAAPVVTDPEPIQSERKHVDFDSQQTHIMLGQLGVSRSAEDYPALYVGNQILGSGFGSRLMEEIRETRGLSYSVSSNFSPMQATGPFVINMQTRTDQVEQALEVINTTLDGFIEEGPTEAELIRSKRQIMGEFPLSTASNSAIVSQLGMIGFYNLPLNHLQLFLDQVEKLTVEDVRSAFQRHLSKEQRLIVTVGQPLPEPEMEADLEQSAEDAPAKPTIDAATEAPDA comes from the coding sequence ATGTCCGCCAAGCCGATGTCCCCACTACGCTGGATCGTGGCTGTGGCGGTGCTGATTCTGATCGTTGCGGTCCTGATCAACGAGCGCAATCAATCGCCCAGCGCCCCGCCTGCGGCCACCACGGACGCAGAAACACCCGCCGTCAGCGTTCCGGATGTGGACCCGGAGCTCGACCCCATTCCGCCGCTGACCACACTGCAAAGCATCGACCGCGACAAGGCTCCGGCCCGCCGCGTTCTGGATCTGCAGCACTGGACCACCGCCGAAGGTGCACGCGTGTATTTCATGCAGGCTAGCGAGCTGCCGATGCTTGACCTGCAGCTGCTGTTTGCCGCCGGCGCCAGCCGCGACGGTGAACTGCCCGGCCTGGCCACGCTGGTCAACGGTATGCTGAATGAAGGCGCAGCGGGGCTGGACTCGGGTGAAATTGCTGCCGGCTTCGAGAACCTGGGCGCCCAGTTCGAAAACAGTTCTCATCGGGATATGGCGCTGGTCAGCGTCCGCAGCCTGACCGCTGCCGACAAGCTCGACCCGGCCCTAGACCTGTTCGCCCAGGTGGTCAGCCAGCCCGACTTCCCTGAAGATGCCTACCAGCGCCTGCGCAATCAGCTTCTGGCCGGGCTGCAGTTCCGCCTGCAAAGCCCCGCCGCACAAGCCAGCGAAGCATTCTGGAGCGGATTGTATGGCAACCACCCGTATGCCAGCCTGCCTGAAGGCCAACCCGAGAGCCTGGCGGAAATCACGCCGGAGCATCTGCGCGACTTCCACGAGCAATACTATTCGGCAGGCAATGCGGTGATCTCACTGGTAGGTGATGTCGACCGCCAGCAGGCCGAACGTATCGCCGCGCGCCTGTCCAGCGCATTGCCGGAAGGGCCCGCAGCGCCAGTGGTAACGGATCCGGAACCCATCCAGTCCGAGCGCAAGCATGTGGACTTCGATTCGCAACAGACGCATATCATGCTGGGTCAACTGGGCGTCAGCCGCAGCGCCGAAGACTACCCGGCGCTCTACGTCGGGAATCAGATACTCGGCTCGGGCTTCGGTTCGCGCCTGATGGAAGAGATCAGAGAAACCCGCGGGCTGTCCTATTCGGTCAGCAGCAATTTTTCGCCGATGCAGGCCACCGGGCCCTTCGTGATCAATATGCAGACGCGGACGGATCAGGTCGAGCAGGCGCTGGAGGTGATCAATACCACCCTGGACGGCTTTATCGAGGAGGGCCCGACCGAGGCCGAGCTGATCCGCAGCAAGCGCCAGATCATGGGCGAGTTTCCGCTATCCACCGCCAGCAACAGCGCCATCGTCAGTCAGTTGGGCATGATCGGCTTCTACAACCTGCCGCTCAACCACCTGCAGCTGTTCCTGGATCAGGTCGAGAAACTCACGGTCGAGGACGTGCGTTCCGCGTTTCAGCGTCACTTGAGCAAAGAGCAGCGGTTGATCGTCACCGTCGGCCAGCCGCTACCAGAGCCTGAAATGGAAGCAGACCTGGAACAGAGCGCCGAGGATGCGCCTGCCAAGCCAACAATCGATGCAG